In a genomic window of Clavelina lepadiformis chromosome 7, kaClaLepa1.1, whole genome shotgun sequence:
- the LOC143465823 gene encoding synaptotagmin-5-like, producing MTLSPGAIAGIVIVCFIALCVVAYGIYYVIKKRREDAEYFDRCAKLFKKYGNRKPEVVAKFPYAEATFVRAPVPGQQFTSRELGRVQEFIDPLRAPMAGDTERTPMASMQTPIDPAAIDPRLYSSIYSQESIQMTPSSTKSPQVYFSIEYDSTFNILKVYIDQARFLKPQHNSNVCNPYCTVALLPERKERQSQIQRRTTDPIFQEHFSFDVPKHQLKDKTVLVKFFDYDQYSRDECFGIVTQKLDEINVERKVDLWKKISFQKGLVEEARERAGDILLRLGYLPSAEKLTVVLLKARSLKEVGPEGDKKPPDPYIRVAVLHDGNLLRKKKTSTKRKTCNPTYNQAINFAVPLDVLPQVELQFHVVHETGVKINRKEVIGALEIGPHSTGDEFEHWRDLMSNKPQARWHRLTVSPDQDTTSARSILSSTSSITEATVYTGV from the exons ATGACTTTAAGTCCAGGCGCAATAGCTGGAATCGTAATAGTTTGTTTCATCGCACTTTGTGTGGTCGCTTATGGGatctattacgtcataaagaagCGTCGCGAAGACGCGGAATATTTCGACAGATGCGCGAAGCTCTTCAAGAAATATGGTAATAGGAAACCGGAAGTTGTTGCAAAATTTCCATATGCGGAAGCGACGTTCGTGAGAGCGCCGGTCCCAGGACAGCAGTTCACTTCACGAGAATTGGGCAGAGTTCAGGAGTTTATCGACCCACTGAGAGCCCCGATGGCGGGAG ATACAGAACGCACACCTATGGCGTCCATGCAAACACCAATCGATCCCGCAGCGATTGACCCAAGATTGTATTCCTCAATTTATAGCCAG GAATCAATACAAATGACCCCAAGCTCAACAAAGAGTCCGCAAGTCTACTTCTCCATCGAATATGACAGTACTTTCAACATCCTCAAAGTGTACATTGACCAAGCCAGGTTTTTGAAGCCACAACACAATTCCA ACGTGTGTAACCCATACTGCACGGTAGCTCTGCTGCCCGAACGAAAGGAGAGGCAGAGTCAAATACAAAGGCGAACGACAGATCCCATCTTTCAggaacatttttcttttgatgttCCTAAGCATCAATTGAAAGATAAAACAGTTCTG GTAAAATTCTTTGACTACGACCAATACTCCCGCGATGAGTGCTTCGGAATTGTGACTCAAAAACTTGACGAGATAAATGTAGAAAGAAAGGTCGACCTTTGGAAGAAAATTTCCTTCCAGAAAGGATTGGTCGAAGAG GCAAGGGAGCGAGCTGGGGATATTCTGCTTCGGTTGGGCTATTTACCGAGTGCAGAAAAGTTAACTGTGGTGTTATTAAAAGCCAGGTCTCTTAAAGAGGTTGGGCCGGAAGGAGATAAGAAGCCACCAG ATCCTTATATACGAGTCGCGGTGCTACACGATGGTAATTTattaagaaaaaagaaaacatcgACCAAGAGGAAAACCTGCAACCCGACATATAACCAAGCCATTAATTTTGCGGTACCGCTTGATGTCCTTCCTCAGGTTGAACTACAATTCCACGTCGTCCATGAAACTGG AGTTAAAATCAACCGCAAGGAAGTGATTGGAGCTTTAGAGATCGGGCCGCACTCAACTGGGGACGAATTTGAACATTGGCGGGATTTGATGAGCAATAAACCACAAGCTCGATGGCACCGTCTAACGGTCAGTCCCGATCAAGACACCACAAGCGCGCGTTCCATTTTAAGTTCCACTTCAAGTATCACAGAAGCGACCGTATATACCGGCGTATGA
- the LOC143465694 gene encoding interleukin-17B-like, whose product MSLGELSMRLVLLALFLLILGHEAYCRSHHRRTSNNNCRRIRSVDFRILRFSLMNYIKANNDTIWQLSNATATACPQQLSDLWSSRNESSDPIRLRSLSPYEYYIDRDPSRFPQDIIKARCLCDVGCFDPTTYRIDKHLNSEPINLKMNVIVFLRDGINVEDCNESTCRIESLNIAVGCQCTHPIYVSN is encoded by the exons ATGTCACTTGGAGAACTTTCAATGCGCCTTGTCTTGTTAGCTTTGTTTCTGTTAATATTGGGCCATGAAGCGTACTGTAGAAGCCATCACAGAAGAACTTCAAATAATAACTGCCGGAGAATCCGATCTGTGGATTTTCGAATCTTACGTTTCTCCTTGATGAATTACATCAAAGCCAACAACGATACGATATGGCAGCTCAGCAACGCCACAGCCACGGCTTGCCCTCAGCAATTGTCTGATCTATGGAGCAGCAGAAACGAGAGCAGCGACCCCATCAGATTACGAAGTTTGTCCCCATATGAGTACTATATCGATAGAGACCCTTCTCG GTTCCCCCAAGATATCATAAAAGCTCGATGTCTTTGTGACGTCGGCTGCTTTGACCCAACCACCTACAGAATCGATAAGCATCTAAATTCCGAACCGATTAACTTGAAAATGAACGTCATTGTGTTCTTGAGGGATGGTATCAATGTTGAGGATTGTAATGAAAGCACTTGCCGCATTGAGTCGCTAAATATCGCTGTAGGATGTCAATGCACTCATCCAATCTACGTTTCGaattaa
- the LOC143465866 gene encoding uncharacterized protein LOC143465866: protein MFKMFTVLILLALTGIHCTELHIFSYKNPTTGRQDVNCEVIPSKKLRIQCEISKDYARLNSCNEVLPLCSPQPNDCPSRPSELSNSGNGQSDSLPLKSLSPYKFCVDRNTSRFPMDIIQAKCICFDGCYMRPYPTVTRRHVTSKPVTIQTKVIVLNDVVSSVEDCNKSSCHIESLDVAVGCQCVRPKYVGG from the exons atgtttaaaatgttcACTGTGTTGATTCTACTGGCACTCACGGGAATCCACTGCACAGAACTGCACATTTTCAGTTACAAGAACCCAACAACTGGCAGACAAGATGTGAACTGCGAAGTAATTCCATCGAAGAAACTTCGGATTCAGTGCGAAATTTCTAAAGATTATGCCCGGTTAAACAGTTGTAACGAAGTCTTACCACTTTGCAGTCCTCAACCAAATGATTGTCCCAGCCGACCTTCTGAATTATCGAACAGCGGGAACGGTCAATCGGATTCTTTGCCGCTGAAAAGCTTGTCACCGTACAAGTTTTGTGTAGACAGGAACACCTCAAG ATTTCCTATGGACATAATACAAGCCAAATGCATATGCTTCGACGGTTGCTACATGAGACCCTACCCGACCGTAACACGGAGACATGTCACGTCAAAGCCAGTCACAATTCAAACTAAAGTGATTGTTTTGAACGACGTGGTCAGCAGTGTCGAAGATTGCAATAAATCTTCTTGCCACATCGAGTCTCTAGATGTCGCTGTTGGGTGCCAGTGTGTTCGGCCCAAATATGTTGGAGGTTAA